The following proteins come from a genomic window of Chryseobacterium glaciei:
- a CDS encoding sensor histidine kinase, with protein MNLSFRFARAFTFLVFFVLVTGFAILYFAFERATMRSAILKLEDLNEYVTHKLEKDSAYDYLKSHHRQTQVKILPPDTKIAKEKIIEEKYLWNKSIQSYINRISVTTYPVIHQKKYSITSVRYITIIENRFMMSIIMVVAWIMVFLVILTIIVSVLVSKKILDPFYHAMDEIKKFRLRDNSPMNLMETETEEFKSLNKFLLKMSESSKKDYNVLEELSENTSHELQTPLASIKGKIELLMDSELSENQLITLSSMNDELDRLSSINQSLILLAKLEHFEKNDSQLINFSELLKDRLHYFEDLFEIQNLTLVNEIQDDVYLNFDENLASIVINNLINNSKRHNIENGKIFVKLTETYFQISNTGNPPTISTEELFKRFKRGNPNQNSIGIGLALVKKILEIYNTEISYHFEHNLHTVKINFTK; from the coding sequence ATGAATTTAAGCTTCCGTTTTGCCAGAGCATTTACCTTTTTGGTATTTTTTGTCCTCGTCACAGGCTTTGCTATTTTGTATTTTGCTTTTGAAAGAGCAACAATGCGTTCTGCCATTCTGAAATTGGAAGATTTAAACGAATATGTCACTCATAAATTGGAGAAAGATTCGGCTTATGATTATTTAAAATCTCATCATCGACAAACTCAGGTTAAAATTCTTCCGCCTGATACAAAAATCGCCAAAGAAAAAATTATTGAGGAAAAATATCTCTGGAATAAAAGCATACAGTCCTATATCAACCGAATTTCCGTTACTACCTACCCTGTTATTCATCAGAAAAAATATTCTATTACGAGCGTAAGATATATCACGATTATCGAAAACCGTTTTATGATGAGCATTATCATGGTTGTAGCGTGGATCATGGTTTTTCTTGTCATTCTCACGATTATTGTGAGTGTTTTAGTTTCAAAAAAAATTCTCGATCCTTTTTATCACGCGATGGATGAAATTAAAAAATTCAGATTGAGAGATAACAGCCCGATGAATTTAATGGAAACAGAGACTGAAGAATTTAAATCATTAAATAAATTTCTCTTAAAAATGTCCGAAAGCTCCAAAAAAGATTACAACGTTTTGGAAGAACTTTCAGAAAATACTTCCCACGAATTACAGACACCGTTAGCTTCTATTAAAGGTAAAATAGAATTATTAATGGATAGCGAACTTTCAGAAAATCAATTGATCACACTTTCTTCGATGAATGATGAATTGGACAGGCTTTCATCTATCAATCAATCTCTAATTCTTCTTGCTAAATTGGAACATTTTGAAAAAAATGATTCACAACTGATTAATTTTTCGGAATTATTAAAAGACAGACTTCATTATTTTGAGGATTTATTTGAAATTCAGAACCTTACTTTGGTTAACGAAATTCAGGATGATGTATATCTTAATTTTGATGAAAATTTGGCATCTATAGTTATTAACAATCTTATCAACAATTCAAAAAGGCATAATATCGAAAACGGAAAGATTTTTGTAAAGCTTACAGAAACTTATTTTCAGATCTCAAATACAGGAAATCCGCCCACAATTTCTACGGAAGAATTATTCAAAAGATTCAAGCGAGGAAATCCCAATCAAAATTCCATTGGGATTGGTTTGGCGCTTGTGAAGAAGATTTTGGAGATTTATAATACTGAAATTTCTTATCATTTTGAACATAATTTACATACTGTCAAAATTAATTTCACAAAATAA
- a CDS encoding response regulator transcription factor, with translation MKILIIEDHKELATNITDYLKKEDYVCEVASSAKEALEKIELFEYDCILLDLMLPDGNGLEILKHIKNYSPSASVIIVSAKNSLDTKLTGLDDGADDYVTKPFSLPELHSRIKAVLRRKTPEANRILSFNEITIDLESKECKINGQLLNLTKKELNLLIYFINNQNRMLSKQAIASHLWGDYTYSIDNVDFVYQHLKNLRKKILDSGGKDYLQTVYGLGYKWIDK, from the coding sequence ATGAAAATCCTAATCATAGAAGACCATAAGGAACTTGCAACCAACATCACAGATTATCTTAAAAAAGAAGATTACGTCTGTGAAGTGGCTTCTAGTGCAAAAGAAGCGTTAGAAAAAATTGAACTTTTTGAATACGACTGCATCCTTTTAGACCTTATGCTTCCTGACGGAAATGGGTTGGAAATCCTCAAACATATCAAAAATTATTCTCCATCTGCCAGCGTAATTATTGTTTCAGCAAAAAATTCTCTGGACACAAAACTTACAGGATTAGACGACGGCGCAGATGATTACGTAACAAAACCATTTTCATTGCCCGAACTTCATTCAAGAATAAAAGCGGTTCTCAGAAGAAAGACTCCGGAAGCTAACCGCATTTTAAGTTTTAACGAAATTACAATTGACCTGGAATCTAAAGAGTGTAAAATTAACGGTCAACTGCTCAATCTCACCAAAAAAGAATTGAATTTATTGATCTATTTCATTAATAATCAGAACAGAATGTTATCTAAACAAGCGATTGCAAGCCATCTTTGGGGAGATTACACGTACAGTATTGACAATGTAGATTTTGTCTATCAACATTTGAAAAACTTAAGAAAGAAAATTCTGGATTCAGGTGGAAAAGATTATCTGCAAACCGTTTATGGATTGGGTTATAAATGGATTGATAAATAA
- a CDS encoding patatin-like phospholipase family protein, which yields MMKQFLIIFNIIFTYILLPAQDSIKTTPKVITSNTKFGLALSGGGAKGFAHIGILKVIDSLGIKVDYITGTSMGGILGGLYAMGYNGDQLKKIVYDTNWKRVLSNKIPYNKVNISEKDEYNKYIIEFPVEGGLPSLPSSFIEGQYMSEVLNTLTFPAKHINDFSKLQIPVQLTSSDIVNGGLVMQKKGSLPLAIRATLAIPAAFAPVYIDGKLLVDGGLDRNFPVQEVKDMGSDYIIGGYTGFRLFTKKEIENPMKMIYQTHAFHSVQDFNQQKKMSDILVDFVAPLNDYTTKDFKNYKEIIKIGEQEARKHIPEFIALANEQRKLGIIYDHKLIEEIKKPTIKFTYSEDNGTPLNNHSEVESIKSLMGLSEGKYYDAKTVNESIDKVFGMRQYEKVYYTYTDSEDGLIMNIFIKRVKAGAFKLALHYDNEQSVGIIVNYTYRNIENRFRALATLDISERFKGRLQFQKFMDKNFRWWISAEGTTSHLKSNDFLLRASNEFDSETVNSNSSDFIYRNTTANTAINYIITPNSMASLGMEYNTEKLNRSADKIGQFITGYSYDNKVYQHNNFDLFFKFNQNSLNERYYPTSGNNLQIISKYYFGDQYNLYDLENIQPALYNYLNPADLYYYIPKNLLSLAINENFVFPVTKNISIKANAFLGTHFSSKNSDQNLEKTPYLFLNQKYNLGGSEYNFSGINPEFNGLRQKEVPTNSFAKLGVDIQYNLYKNLYLTPSFHYGRASNDLSPFTKEGSDIYGYGLNLGYESILGPININVSKNNAINFWRVYFSIGFKF from the coding sequence ATGATGAAGCAATTTTTAATTATTTTCAACATCATCTTTACTTATATATTGCTTCCCGCACAGGATTCTATAAAAACCACTCCAAAAGTCATTACCAGCAACACCAAATTCGGTCTTGCTCTAAGTGGTGGTGGCGCAAAAGGATTCGCTCATATAGGAATTTTAAAAGTAATAGATTCATTGGGAATTAAGGTCGATTATATCACCGGAACCAGTATGGGTGGGATTTTAGGCGGTTTGTATGCCATGGGATATAATGGAGACCAGCTTAAGAAAATTGTGTACGACACAAATTGGAAAAGAGTTTTAAGCAATAAGATCCCTTACAATAAGGTAAATATCAGCGAGAAAGATGAGTACAATAAGTATATCATAGAATTTCCGGTTGAAGGTGGTCTGCCTTCATTACCGAGTTCTTTTATAGAAGGACAATATATGTCTGAAGTACTCAATACACTAACCTTTCCTGCCAAACATATTAACGATTTCAGCAAGCTTCAGATTCCTGTACAACTTACCTCTTCTGATATTGTAAATGGCGGACTTGTAATGCAGAAAAAAGGCTCCCTTCCATTAGCAATACGTGCAACATTAGCTATTCCTGCAGCCTTTGCACCGGTTTATATTGATGGTAAACTTCTTGTAGACGGTGGACTAGACCGTAATTTTCCGGTACAGGAAGTAAAAGATATGGGTTCAGATTATATTATTGGTGGGTATACCGGGTTTAGACTTTTCACAAAAAAGGAAATAGAAAATCCCATGAAAATGATCTACCAAACCCACGCTTTCCATTCCGTTCAGGATTTTAATCAACAAAAGAAAATGTCTGATATTTTGGTTGATTTTGTAGCTCCTCTCAATGATTACACTACAAAAGATTTCAAAAATTATAAAGAAATCATTAAAATCGGAGAGCAGGAAGCAAGAAAACACATCCCGGAATTTATTGCTTTAGCCAATGAACAGCGTAAACTAGGAATTATTTATGATCATAAACTAATTGAAGAAATAAAAAAACCAACCATAAAATTCACTTATAGTGAAGACAACGGAACACCTTTAAATAATCATTCTGAAGTTGAAAGTATTAAAAGCTTAATGGGTTTAAGTGAAGGAAAATATTATGATGCAAAAACAGTAAACGAGTCTATTGATAAGGTTTTTGGGATGAGGCAATACGAAAAGGTGTATTATACTTATACCGATTCTGAAGACGGGCTCATTATGAATATATTTATAAAAAGAGTAAAAGCAGGTGCTTTTAAGCTTGCATTACATTATGATAACGAGCAGTCTGTCGGTATTATCGTTAACTATACTTATCGAAATATTGAAAATAGATTTCGCGCCTTAGCCACTTTAGACATTTCAGAACGTTTCAAAGGTCGTTTGCAATTTCAAAAATTTATGGATAAGAATTTCCGTTGGTGGATAAGTGCTGAAGGAACCACCTCTCACCTGAAAAGTAATGATTTCCTACTTCGGGCAAGTAATGAATTTGATAGCGAAACAGTTAATTCCAATTCCTCTGATTTTATTTACAGAAATACAACTGCCAATACAGCAATTAATTACATAATTACTCCAAACTCAATGGCTTCATTGGGAATGGAATATAATACAGAAAAACTGAATCGTTCAGCAGATAAAATAGGCCAATTTATAACGGGTTACAGCTATGATAATAAGGTATATCAGCATAATAATTTTGATCTGTTTTTTAAATTCAATCAGAATAGTTTAAATGAAAGATATTATCCTACTTCTGGAAACAATCTGCAGATTATAAGTAAATATTATTTTGGAGATCAGTATAATTTATATGATCTAGAAAATATACAACCGGCACTTTATAATTATTTGAATCCGGCTGATTTGTATTATTATATTCCAAAAAACTTATTAAGCTTAGCAATTAACGAAAACTTTGTTTTTCCCGTCACTAAAAATATTTCGATTAAAGCCAATGCATTTTTAGGGACTCATTTTTCATCTAAAAATTCAGATCAGAATTTAGAAAAAACTCCTTATCTTTTTTTAAATCAAAAATATAATCTTGGCGGAAGCGAATACAATTTTAGCGGAATAAACCCAGAGTTCAACGGTTTGCGACAAAAAGAAGTGCCCACAAATTCATTCGCTAAACTGGGTGTGGATATTCAATACAACCTTTATAAAAATCTTTATCTTACGCCTTCTTTTCATTATGGCAGAGCAAGTAACGATCTTTCACCCTTCACAAAAGAAGGTTCTGACATTTATGGATATGGTCTTAATCTAGGATATGAATCAATTTTAGGCCCTATCAATATTAATGTTTCCAAAAATAATGCGATTAATTTTTGGAGAGTATATTTCAGTATAGGCTTTAAGTTTTAA
- a CDS encoding ABC transporter ATP-binding protein, whose translation MKKQDTGAIIKRLFFIGMKFRSWFIITLVISIFLSIVSTYRPYLTMQVVDNDITKLHDKALMMKHIYLLVGLVFAETVLNFFLVYFSNYISQNVIRDIRERLYAKLIYFRTSFFDKTPIGQLVTRAVGDVETIATVYTDGFLMVFGDILRIVFVLIMMFSTNVHLSYITLAILPLMVLITRFFQKRLKKAFGDERTWTSNQNSFVQERLAGMPIIQVFNRQQAEYKKFDDINITLKGALLRTVFIFSLFFPVVELISSLFIGFILFYGGYITISAGVVIAFIQYISMLIRPLRQIADRFNNIQRGIVGAERVLGVMDEDYAMPNTGKVEKDHFDGKIEFKEVRFAYDEKQEVLKGIDFKVNPGETVAIVGATGAGKSTIISLITRLYDINSGEIFIDDVELKDYELYNLRSHIGVVLQDVFLFHGSIFENLAFGDDTITLEKIKAGAKEIEVDDFIESLPGGYEYVVSERGSSISLGQRQLLSFLRAYLSDPKILILDEATSSIDHESEKLIQRATEKITKNRTSIIIAHRLSTIEKADKIIVMEHGKIVEEGKHLELLDKNGYYSTLYKAQLRHEVEESEVVENN comes from the coding sequence ATGAAAAAACAAGATACCGGGGCAATTATCAAAAGATTATTCTTCATCGGGATGAAATTCCGTTCGTGGTTTATCATAACTTTGGTAATTTCTATATTTCTTTCCATCGTTTCTACTTACAGGCCGTACCTTACCATGCAGGTGGTAGATAACGATATTACCAAACTTCACGATAAGGCTTTGATGATGAAGCATATTTATCTGTTGGTAGGTTTGGTTTTTGCTGAAACTGTTTTAAACTTTTTCTTAGTGTATTTCTCTAATTATATTTCTCAGAATGTTATCAGAGATATCAGAGAAAGATTATATGCTAAACTGATCTATTTCAGAACATCATTTTTTGATAAAACGCCAATCGGGCAGCTCGTAACGCGTGCTGTAGGAGATGTGGAAACCATTGCGACGGTTTATACCGACGGTTTCCTGATGGTTTTCGGGGATATTTTGAGAATCGTTTTTGTGTTGATAATGATGTTCAGCACGAACGTTCATTTGAGTTATATTACGTTGGCGATTTTACCCTTAATGGTTTTGATTACGAGATTTTTCCAAAAAAGATTGAAAAAAGCTTTTGGAGATGAAAGAACTTGGACTTCAAATCAAAACTCTTTTGTTCAGGAAAGATTAGCAGGAATGCCTATTATTCAGGTGTTCAACAGACAGCAGGCTGAATATAAAAAGTTTGATGATATTAATATTACCTTAAAAGGAGCATTATTGAGAACTGTTTTTATCTTCTCATTATTCTTTCCTGTGGTTGAACTTATTTCTTCACTTTTTATAGGATTTATCCTGTTTTATGGAGGATATATCACAATTAGTGCTGGGGTTGTTATTGCATTTATTCAATATATTTCAATGTTGATTCGTCCTTTGAGACAGATCGCAGACCGTTTCAACAATATCCAACGTGGAATTGTAGGTGCAGAAAGAGTTCTTGGAGTGATGGATGAAGATTACGCAATGCCAAACACTGGAAAAGTGGAGAAAGATCATTTTGACGGTAAAATTGAATTCAAAGAAGTTCGTTTTGCATATGATGAGAAGCAGGAAGTTCTTAAAGGAATTGATTTTAAAGTGAATCCGGGAGAAACCGTAGCGATTGTTGGAGCAACCGGAGCCGGAAAATCTACCATTATTAGCTTGATTACAAGATTATATGATATTAATTCCGGTGAAATATTTATTGATGATGTTGAGCTTAAAGATTACGAATTATATAATTTAAGAAGTCATATCGGAGTCGTATTGCAGGATGTTTTCCTATTCCATGGAAGTATTTTTGAGAATCTTGCTTTTGGGGATGATACGATTACGCTAGAAAAAATAAAAGCGGGCGCCAAAGAAATTGAGGTTGATGATTTTATTGAAAGTCTTCCCGGAGGATATGAATATGTGGTGAGTGAAAGAGGTTCATCGATTTCTTTAGGTCAGAGACAATTGTTATCTTTCCTAAGAGCTTATTTATCTGATCCAAAAATTTTAATTCTGGATGAAGCAACATCTTCTATTGACCACGAAAGTGAAAAACTGATTCAGAGAGCGACAGAGAAAATTACTAAAAACAGAACGTCAATTATTATTGCCCACAGACTTTCAACCATTGAAAAAGCCGATAAAATTATCGTCATGGAACATGGGAAGATTGTAGAAGAAGGTAAACACCTTGAATTATTAGACAAAAACGGATATTATTCCACTCTTTACAAGGCTCAGTTGAGACATGAAGTAGAGGAGAGTGAGGTTGTTGAAAATAATTAA
- a CDS encoding MFS transporter: MNANTTQITTAQRIKAIVGGSIGNLVEWYDWYAYAAFAIYFSNSFFPESDLNAQLMNTAGIFFVGFLMRPIGGWMFGSIADRIGRKKAMTLSVLLMSFGSLLIALTPTYDTIGILAPALLLIARLLQGLSVGGEYGVSATYLSEMATEDRRGFYSSFQYVTLIGGQLIALGIQLVLQKLILTETQLEDWGWRIPFVIGAILSVIALYLRSNLHETEAFENKKDVNDKKKGTIKELLKHPQALLTVIGLTLGGTLAFYTYTTYMQKFLVNTVHLTKEQSTLISFISLFIFACLQPVFGGLSDKIGRRPLLLGFGILGTICTVPLLTALSHTTSMWTAFFLIMAALIIVSGYTSINAIVKAELFPSEVRALGVGLPYALTVAIFGGSAEYIALWLKKFGAEHYFYWYITACILFSLLVYVRMKDTKENSTLDKD; the protein is encoded by the coding sequence ATGAACGCTAATACTACTCAAATTACAACTGCCCAAAGGATAAAAGCCATTGTGGGCGGTTCTATAGGAAACTTGGTAGAATGGTATGACTGGTATGCATACGCTGCCTTTGCCATCTATTTTTCCAATTCATTTTTCCCGGAATCTGATCTTAATGCACAATTAATGAACACAGCCGGAATATTTTTCGTCGGATTTTTGATGCGTCCCATCGGAGGATGGATGTTCGGAAGTATCGCCGATAGAATAGGAAGGAAAAAAGCAATGACGCTTTCAGTTTTGTTAATGTCATTCGGATCTTTGTTAATTGCTTTAACACCAACTTATGATACAATAGGAATCCTAGCCCCTGCTCTACTTCTTATCGCCCGATTATTACAGGGATTAAGTGTGGGTGGAGAATACGGAGTTTCGGCAACCTACCTCAGCGAAATGGCAACGGAAGACAGGCGAGGCTTTTATTCAAGTTTTCAATATGTGACGTTAATTGGCGGACAATTAATCGCGTTGGGAATACAGCTGGTTTTACAAAAATTAATTCTGACAGAAACTCAATTAGAAGATTGGGGCTGGAGAATTCCTTTTGTAATTGGAGCTATTCTTTCGGTAATCGCATTATATTTAAGATCAAACCTTCATGAAACTGAAGCTTTTGAAAATAAAAAAGATGTAAATGATAAGAAAAAAGGAACCATTAAAGAACTCCTTAAACATCCACAAGCTCTACTTACCGTAATCGGATTGACGTTGGGAGGAACATTGGCTTTCTATACTTACACCACTTATATGCAGAAATTTTTGGTGAATACTGTTCATCTTACTAAAGAACAATCTACATTAATTTCATTTATCTCTTTATTTATTTTTGCCTGTTTACAACCTGTTTTTGGAGGACTTTCGGATAAAATCGGAAGACGACCTTTATTATTAGGTTTCGGAATTTTGGGAACGATATGTACTGTTCCGTTACTTACGGCATTAAGTCATACAACTTCTATGTGGACGGCATTCTTCCTGATCATGGCAGCATTAATTATTGTGAGCGGATACACTTCTATCAACGCTATCGTAAAAGCAGAACTTTTCCCTTCAGAAGTGCGTGCCCTAGGAGTAGGTCTACCTTACGCCTTAACCGTGGCGATATTTGGAGGCAGTGCAGAGTATATTGCGTTATGGCTAAAGAAATTTGGAGCCGAACATTATTTCTATTGGTACATTACTGCATGTATTTTGTTTTCATTGCTCGTGTATGTGCGAATGAAAGACACCAAAGAAAATTCGACGTTGGATAAAGATTAA